The sequence below is a genomic window from Coffea arabica cultivar ET-39 chromosome 4c, Coffea Arabica ET-39 HiFi, whole genome shotgun sequence.
CATAGTCACATGTTCTCAGAGCCAAATTGACAATAAATGTATTGTCCACATCAACTATCTCAAATTCATTTCACTTGCTACAATCAGATGACAGTTCTGTGATTGATCAGCAATTTTCTTTAGTTTGCAAACATACTTTGGAGATAATAATGAAGTCCATTTACAGCCTTTTCATACCACTTGTGAAACTTTTTCATCATCTTTCTTCTTAGCCCTTCAGCAAGCATTAAGACTGATTTTCCCCTAATTCATTCATCCAAGCATTGAAGGATTCAGTGAAGTTATTAGTCACATAATCAAATTTTATGTTAGGGTTGAAAGCATATCTTGCCCACATAGATTGTGTGATGTTTCATCGAAACTTTTGACAACTATCCAAAAGTATTTCTTTaataacaaatcaagaaatgatGCCTTGAAGTTGCTGTAGATATGCCAGCAGCAATATCTAACATCGACAAATGGAAATTTGTCCTCATATGCCAAATTAATTCCTTGACACAAAAGAATAAGTCAATCAGCAAATAAAAATCTATACAAACTTCAaaacatgaatatatatatatatatatatatatatgactagTTCTCACCATTTGTCTATCACTCATCAACGTTAAGGAAAGATTCTGATGAAATGGACCAAAGAACTCATCAAAATAGTGAAAAACCATGCCCAAGTTTCTTTATTCTCACATTCAACCATAGCAAATGTTAGAGGAAACAAGCTATTATTTCCATCCAATGAAGCTGCACATAAGAGAATACCTCCATATGGACCTTTGAAGTGACATCCATACAATCTCGTAAGAAGCCATCTTTGCATGCCTTGAATGAAGTAAAAAACCTTTTGAAATATAGCTCTACAAGCAAATTAGGCCTATCACAGTTTATCTTGCATATGCTTTTAGGGTTGCGAGCTCTTACCATTTCAGCATATTTTGGCAACTTTAAATAGAACTCTTTGTGGGAGCCTTCTAGTATATCAGAAGCCTTGTTCTTTACTCTATACATTTGCATATTGCTTGGTCGGATCTCATATTTCATTTCAGCAAGTACTCCTTTGTTAGTCATTTTTGGGTTATCCCTCAAAACAGAGGACAACTTTTTTGCTATCCAATTTGAGATACCTTCATGGTTGTTCTTGGACATTGTACATGTATATGTAGGATAATAAGACTTGATTTTGTATATGACTTTATCATCTAAGGGAGAAGCATGAATTCTCCATTTATAATCCTTGCCCTTACACATAGAATAACACCTGGATTTCTCATTTTTCAACCTCAATATGAGGAATCCTTTTGAATTATATAATCCTTTAGACCACTTCATCCATGAGTTATCATCACTATTGACGTATTGTTCTTCACCTTTACCGGAATTTTCTTCACCAATATGCTGTCCTACTCCATCATAATTGATACCAAAATTCTCACCATACTAAGAAGGAATTATATCCTCCTCAAACACAGAGATTTATGACAAGTACATGTTCATGAATCTAGAACATTTCGTGTACATTTGGATTAGAATAACGTCCATATGTTCTTGGAATGGTGCATCTTTTGTCCATCAATATGTTCATATTTCCAGGAGTTCTATTAAGGTTTTTCTTGGAAACACCATTTGGCATATTGATATAGGTGTGTCTAGTTGAGTTGACATTTGGTAACCTTGTTTTTCTTCCATTGTAGTGCATAACTTGATCATGTGCAAATATAGTTGCCATCCTAGTTCAAGATCAAACAACATAAGCATAATACAATTTTAGTTTCATAAATAacctaaatttaaaaaaaaaaaaggaaatcatTAACCTCACTCTAATACTAGACTATAAAATGATGAAATTATGAAGTATAAAACTTTTGTTTCATCATGTATACACGTATAGTTTAAGTTTATGAGCTTTATCAAACACCAAGATCATATCACCTATTGATTTGGATCATCAAAAAAAGGGTTTGCTATTGACCAATGATTACACTTTTGCCAAATATATTTCATATACAACAACAAAAGCACATTAAgcacaaaaatgaaaaacattatTTGAgcacaaaaattttttaaaaatggacaaaatatataaaaatgaaaaaatacaaTTCACtttttagaaaagaattttgtaaaatgttgaatattttgtttcaaaatgaTACTATCTTATTCATAATTTTACAACAATATTCCTCGAATTAAATCCATTTTTTCAACTAAAATTCTAATTTAGATGGTAATTTATTTCAATAGCATActaatatttaaataaaccataAATTTAGTACTGCGTAATACAATAATAGCAAATGCTAAAATGGttaaaaatgtaagaaaattttTAAGGTCACTTTGTAGCCTTAAACTTTACTATAATTTCCACTTTGTACCTCAACTTTTTATGGGACATTGATATACTTTCTACCCTAAAACTCTTTAAATTGTCCCCCTTCTAATTATTGATAGGTTTCACAAAAGTTCAACTAATTTATGTAATCAGAAGTAATTGGACCAAAGTAGAATAAGCCAAAGAGTTTAGGGTGCAAAAGTGCCCCAGTGGTGAAATTTAGGGTGTTAAGTTGGATATCACGTAAAGTTCATATTTGAAAAGTAGAGAAATTTACccatattttcattttctatttttgtCTTCTTCAATTAGAAATATCTAATAAACTAATATGAGGGTGGTTATGTGGTTAATCAATTCGAAATTAATTTGTGACTTGTAACCCTCTCCTCTGTCTTAATgttctcttttcctttgttGTATAAAGCGTGTTTTAGATACTACAAAAAATAAAGCGTGTTTTAGATACtatagaaaaggaaagaaactagAATATACAATATACTAGTCGATGATAAATAATAGATAGACAATAGTTAATTGCTATAATAGATGAAGTTTGttttttcaataataacttttcTATTTATTGACTTAATCTCTTCAAAACACATAATTGCTTTGAATTGATTCATAACATGTGAAAAATTCTTTAAGGTAATCAAATCCTTGAAAGAGCCAACCATCACTTGTCTTCTGCATTCTCCTGTTAATCACTGTGGGGTTAGGACATACATTTTCGAATCGTGGGCATCTACTGCAGCTGAGATTTGTCCTTTGACTGATTTTTCGGTTGAATGCTGAATGCCAAATAGTAATTTCAATATTGAATTAGTATAATCATAatcacaaaaatttatttagCTTTTGTACTAATTTTGAATACATGACAACATATTTAGTCACCTAAGAGCCCATTTGAAGTCACGGTGGTTTATCAAAAAGCACTTAATTAATAgaacttttgatcaaaatactTATTAAGTGTTTAATAATATTATTTGGGTATATACTTGCATAAGTATTCTTTTCTATTTAATAATGTGTAATTTTGAATttctaatatatatttatctcttgatttagttcaaaatttataataaaattgttaaagttaattatttactttttgaaaCACAAAAATTACTCTAGAATAACCAATTTTGAGTTTACACCAAAAGTGGTTTACTGGCAAAAAACTTTACTCCTGAATTCAAGAAATGATGCTCACTAAACATGTAAAAGTGCTTTTGTCTTCCAAAAGTGCTATTTTAGGAAATGTAGTGCAACGCAAACGGGGATTGGGTTTAAGGTTCACTGCTTAAATTATGATTTTAATGGTAATTCTTTCTGGTTGGCAAATGAAGTATCATTTTATGAGTAGTTTAAAAGTATCTATAATAGCGATTGTTGCCCAATGAATTTAAAGAACCGTTGAGGTATTACCGCCCATAAGTCTCGTGCATTAACCACTGCCGTGGACGGGAGGCCTACGTCGGACCAATACGCGGTAATAGTAGCCGTGGAAGATCCTCTATTCCACAAAGCGACAGCTACTCTCTTTCCACTAAGAGGTCCAGCCCAAACCTGCAGCATTAGCAGAAAACTGATTAGTATTATTAAttaggattaattttttatttatcatttGTGTATACACGAGTGATACTGTATTTATGTCACataatttaattttaaatttaaaattcaattttcaaCAAGTGGCATTTATTTACAACTACCAGCGCAAAAAATGAGATAGTACATAAAAACAGAAACCATTAATTATTGCATTtgccaaacaaaacaaaacacttGAATTTATCAACTATGTCATGGTCTTTCCCACAAAtcaaggaaagaagaaaaaatggtactccctccgtcccactttgatagtcttgttttcctttttcgcctgtcccaaattgtagtccactttcccattaagaaatgtagtaatctttcaaattatctaaaatacccttattaaatatcttgttattaatatattgttattaaatactaacccactacattgaatacattgagcttTTTCAATACCAATCCATTAGTTGTAGctgatattaattggcactcttcgtgattagcataagggtattttaggaaattattaatctaaatttatgtttccaaccaaattaattacactttcttaatctgtgtgaaaaaaaaaccaaaactaacaaaacgggacggagggagtaatactTATCAATAATTTGACAAATGAGACACCTAAGTTTAAAGGTATTTTGGGCACTAATGCATGAAAAATGAAGGGACAAACATGCAATCTAGATTGTTTCAGAAATTCACCTCCAAATCTCCGTAAGTCTTAACCTTGTTCCCTTGAACGCCAAGTTTATCTATAGATAAGATTTGCAATGTATTAGTCAAGATGCCATGTGAAAAAAGAGAATATCATCATTTGTATGTTTAGCTCTTTTTGTCAATGGAGGAAAAAAAGCTATAACTAATCAATTCAAGTCTCTTAAAGCTGATTAAGAAGTATTCAAGAACTCCAtttcagtccaattcagtcCAGGGTCCAATATATGCACTTGTATCGATAACTTCTTTGGTCCATACCTTGGTTAACCGCAATAACTTCCGCATTGCTTAGCAGTTGGAAAGTCGCACCGTCCATGGATCGAATGTCACAGCCAATCAGTAGAGGTGCCTTCATGGATATTTATAAGCACAAAAtaattcataaattaataaacaGCCAAACAATTAATTAAATCTAAATTAGCACTATGATCaattatttaatatatacatCATAATATACGTCTATATGTGTTTGTGCTGTAACAAGATTATTgttcttgattaatgatcataattttcttatagTGTATAGTGGATCCCATATATACCtagaaaaaaggagaaaaaaaaaaagtaatagcATCTTCTCACTTATTAGTGAACATACTTTTGCTAATGCCCAAATGCTGAAATGGGATCGATATTCCGTTGTAGTCATGCCTCCATTTCCCACCTCCAACATGTCTGGATCTGAAACAATTAGAGAttttttggattgtaaattttCGAGAGTTTTTTAGGGAAAAAATTACTGAATCACTTTTTTAGAATTGGATGTATGGACAGTTAAAAAGTGATTGACAAATATGTAAaaagaatattaaaaaaaaaggttaaatgTTTTTCTAGAAAAGAGCAATTCAAATATGGCCTTAAGTTTTCAACAAGTGTACGATGCCACGTTGTGTTAGTTTTCTCATCCGTGAGTTAATGCATGTGCATGTGTTTGTGTAAGAATATGTGAAATCCAATAaccttcaaaaaatattaatttggGAATACCAATGTAAAGACGTGTTTTCCTGTCTACACTTCTGCAAAATTTAAAAGTAGGCTTAATTGCAAATTCCCCCCCGAAAAAGTACAATTTCATGAGTTTGCCACATGAATACTCAATTGCATCAATCTTCCCACTATAGTATTGAATTTTCTTGAATCCAATATAATCAGTAAATAATTAGTCCCAATTACTCTTTCATTTTGCTGACATGACATGTACATGTTACTCATAGAAAGACTAAATGACTCCTAAATAGCAATGACTTAGTTTTGTTTTCaaaaatacccatttattatgTACTTTTACACACACAAAGCAAGCTATCAATACTTGTACTAATAAAcaaagaaagattttttttaataaatagaaaattttgaatttagaaTCTCCTATTTAAAATTCCTTTCACCATACCATCCTGTTCCGACAAAGCAAGATAAATTTGATTGTATGGTTTTATAGTATTGTATTTCATGGTTAGTACTTGTGAATTAGCCATTGTCAGGATAATATTGAAATATAGAGTGATAAATTTGTCATTTGCAcaaatgaaaattattattaaacaaaaagtgaGATAAATACCATTCCATCCACCGGGACCAGCATAAGATGCCCATTTGTCGTTCATATCTGCCCGAGAAGTCATGCTGCGCATCCCAACCAAgccaaaaaattaataatacaaaaaaaattggtcttaatgtttaattttataTCTTTTCTATACAttctttatttgaaatttcatcaGCTCCTAATTTGTAGTGATGAAAATTTTACAATATTCACTTGTGTTGTTTAGCAAAAATGTATCATATATGgtcttttttttgggtaacGTAAAAAAATGCAATATGCTTTTTTATTCTCGGGATGCATTGCTAGAAatatttttgccctttttcaaGGAGCATTGTTAAAAACATTCCAGATTAATTACTAGAAGTTGTAGCAATTGATCATCCATTTGCAacgaaattatatatatatatatatatatatatatcaaacaaCTCAAACAAGAAGCAAGTTAAGAGATGTCCTAGGTAGTATTATTACCTACTCCAACTGTCATCTATATCTCCAGTGGTTCTCCAACTGTTTCCAACTTCTTTTGCCCATGTTGCTGGATCTTCCTCTCCCCTGATATCATACACAGCGGAATTAATCAGCTGAGAAAGAATTTAAGACCATTATTTTGATGATCTTGGCTATTCATCCAAAATAATTGAGCCCCCATTTTGCTAATATAGCATTTTATGTCGAATTACAACTGACCGAATGAGGTCCATAAAACCAAGACTCACCATTCACATAGAGAGAAAAATATGGACCTTCCAGAGTTCAACAATGCTTTACTCATGATTGGATACCTATTTCACCACAAGGACAAAACACTAGATAAAAGGGCAGTATAGATACAAATTATTGGTTCAATTGGTCATCAACCAAATTTTGACACTAATTGCTTCGTTAGAGTACCATTTAGTTGGAGAGCAGTTTGTACATAATACATACCTTTCCTTGGGGCTTATGTTGTTGTTGTTACAGTTGTCATACTTTAAGTAATCTACCCCCTAATACCAAAAGGGTAAGATAGAAAgagaattaaaaattttgaattcagaAACACAATTATGCCAAATAGGCAGGTAGTAGAATAATTTAAGCAAATTAATGCTCTTACAAGTTAAATTTGGAGATAAAGCTTAGTGATAGGGGGAAAAATTAAAAGCAAATTTGTGATGGTAATTCTCATAAATACAGAAATATATCATTAAACAAGCACTATTGACAGAAAACACAACGAAACATGCGCCAATCAATAGAAGTAACTAGTATGTACATACCCATGAAGCAAAGGTTTTGGCATCTTGTTCTTCGTGTCCTAATGAACCTGGCATAGTTTTACTACATGTCTGAGTTCTGCATCATCAAATTACAAAATTAGAACATTAATTACCATGCTAGTGCTATGCTAGCTCgatgaaatttaatttgtaTTCTGGTAGTAAACTGGTAACCATTAGTAGAAGCTATGGTAAAGTTCAAGTTTTACCCAGCATCAGAGTAAATTCCAAGCTTTAGGCCTTTGCTGTGAACATAATCTGCTAAGGCTTTGATCCCTGATGGGAATGTTGAACCTTTGGGAACCAAATTCCCCTGCACCCCAACACATAGCTCATATTTCAGCCTCACCCAAGAAGCTATACTATGGAAAAAGTTCTCTTTCTGATGCTAATTATCTACTATAGTAGTGTTATGTGAGCCATATAGTTCATCTTAGAGTGATGAGAAGGAGTATATACCTGTGAATCTCTGTTAAGTTCTGCCCAACAGTCATCTACCAAATATCCAAGTAGAAAATTTAGCAATTTAtgattttatttgataaaaaaagGTCCACATTCAATAACATTCTAACAATGAATTAATGGATTACTTTTTCCTATCAATGCAAAAGGTTTTTTTTTCGCATTAATAGTTTTGGATATGTCTGTAATCgctttttcattttgaaatttcgATTTACACATTTTGTATGCATCCTATCTCACTAGTGTTAAaactctttcttctctcaatcCACGAAAAGATTAGTTTCCAATTAATTTTGCTAAAAATCGTAACCCATTAGTAAATGAGCTgatacagaaaaaagaaaagcatcatCCTTTTGACTTTCCACTCTTTTTTCTACGTACCAAGATTGATGTACTTATATCCCAGTGCAGCAAGCCCCTTTGATACCATTGCATCGGCTGTTGATCAAATTAAAACCAGTGAAAGGAAAAAGTCTTATAAACTTGGCAAGTTAGCTAGCAAAGTAGTTAGTGAGTAATAGTAATTAAAAATGGACTGTTGGCCATTATATACAAAAGGCCCTTTAATTTGAGTCAAAGTTTCGGGGTCCTCCACAAAAAGCTTACCTGTTTCCCTGATCAATTTCTCATCAAGATTACAACGGAAATGATTCCAGCTGTTCCACCTGATAATTGCATTTTACACAAAGTAAATGCTTAGAAATTTCACTAGGATTACTTGCTATTTCATATTTAGATTCATAAGTGTATCTTTCCATATTTATATATGCACAGACATAAGCATAATGTGCTGGATCTGTGCCAAAATCCAAAATGAAATGAGGATATTCCTTGCCCAAATCGAACCTCCAAATGAGATAATCGCCATTTGTGTATTCTTTTTAACATATCATACTCTTAGCTCatagatttcttttcttaatcaaAAACTAGGATTAATTGGAacttttattctattttttcaATCATAAAGTAGGACTGGAacttttattccttttttccctgaaagttatatatatatatatatatatatatatatatataaaactcATTCTAGCTGAGGATATTTCTAATGCAGTAAGAACCTACGCTTTAATGGCTTACATGGTTCTGGGGGATGATGGTAGTTCTTGCATAAAATAAATCATAGCCGAATATGTTCATCTGATCTTTACTTAGCACAGTACTCAGATACTGACAACGAAATCTGACACATTGTCCTGGCAAAAATCTGACATATTGTTTTATGTTTCATTGAATAAACCCATTTCACGGGCCTATCCACGGACATGTAGAGCACCAGTATATATGTACAAAATccaatcgaggtcagtgattATCTGAGATCGATGTCTGGTAACATCTTCACCAGCATCCCCTACCCCCAGAATAAACCCTATGCCCATGCAAGGAAATGTTTTTAAATGTGGGCAGGAAAGTGAATCGAATTCGATTTGCGGTTTAACCGGTCTGATCGGtacatttttggtttaaaagtttaattattttttatttaatttattagtaaaaaaattgaacaaaactaaaatatttgttttaaaaaataaaaaattaacgAAATTCGATTCAACCTTTCAATTTTTACTAGTTGCTGAGTTTGACTGGTTCAATTAGCTTTTAGATTAATCATTGAACCGAATTAGAGGCATGATAGTTTCATGATTCGATCGGTCAAATAAATCAATCTGATCCGATTTTTAAAATAATGGATGTAAGGCATCTATGCACCTTGAGGAGCCCAATAAATAGATATGATTATTTGGTCGCACTTGGCCatacaaatttaatttattttcttttattttttaaaaataagttGGGGGGTTTTGATTCAAAATTTATGTGCAATCATGAAGGACAAATTGTTGGCTAAGATCGGTCTGCATGAGTTTGACATCGTTTTGACCATACAACCTTCATTGAAGTtagtttgtttttaaaaaaccaTGTTTGATGGTTGACATCGGCCCAAAACTTACCGGGCTAGTCTTTGCCGTCAATTGTCGAATGCAATTCGCCTTCCTCCATTGCCCCTACCAACCGCAATAGTTCCTTAGTGGTTCCTGCTTTCTTCATTGGTGAACTAACTATGAAAGAACTAACGAACCATCCTCAATTTGTTGTGTCTTTTCTACCTTATCTTTCACTTCTCTCTTTGCATTCTTTTCTAACCAAAGTTTTGGCTAGTTAATGGGCTTCtgtatcattttttttcatttttttagggATAATGAATGCCCTAAGCCTATTAACATTTATGTCAAAAACTCAATTTTGCACCGTCTCCCAACTTAATTTGATGAACACAGCAATGCAATAAGTGAACCCTATTGTCCTTGTGACTTGTAAATGTTAGATAGTGGGAAAGGGCAATAATCGTCATAATTTAATTGATTGGTGTCAAATGTCATGGGAGTTGTAGCTACCTAAACTTGGAAGGAATATATGGGAATTGGATACAAGCAAAGTGACATACACCGATTGGGTCAAAGTCAAAGAGAAAGTAATGACCCGCAATGCCATACCAACTACCTAACAAAAATTAATATGCTTGCATCC
It includes:
- the LOC113740457 gene encoding alpha-galactosidase precursor, which codes for MAAAYYYLFSSKKSHQKLVLRASLLMFLCFLAVENVGASARRMVKSPGTEDYTRRSLLANGLGLTPPMGWNSWNHFRCNLDEKLIRETADAMVSKGLAALGYKYINLDDCWAELNRDSQGNLVPKGSTFPSGIKALADYVHSKGLKLGIYSDAGTQTCSKTMPGSLGHEEQDAKTFASWGVDYLKYDNCNNNNISPKERYPIMSKALLNSGRSIFFSLCEWGEEDPATWAKEVGNSWRTTGDIDDSWSSMTSRADMNDKWASYAGPGGWNDPDMLEVGNGGMTTTEYRSHFSIWALAKAPLLIGCDIRSMDGATFQLLSNAEVIAVNQDKLGVQGNKVKTYGDLEVWAGPLSGKRVAVALWNRGSSTATITAYWSDVGLPSTAVVNARDLWAHSTEKSVKGQISAAVDAHDSKMYVLTPQ